The Nitrospira sp. KM1 genome includes a window with the following:
- a CDS encoding B12-binding domain-containing radical SAM protein, with translation MQLIQPLKQGLPINRSTANRRLLLVDPYPRNSQYHLTASERRAVWFPKLSLPTIAAYTPEHWDVALVDEAVQDIDFDDPCDMVGISIMTCYAPRAYEIAKEFHRRGKTVVMGGVHPTYCPDESLRYADAIVCGEAEDLWPQLVADYEAGQMQRIYRMTSFPALERYKSPRVELLSPDSYMTRQCSFTTRGCHFDCEFCSVSPFNGKTTRRRPVEEVVTELQNMQRWIRGELVERIRDEPLWKAFILGLRIRVGIEDGSIVAFVDDLHNSNRAYCRELWAALKPLKIKWGCQSTLFLADDEEMVKLAAESGCVSVFVGMESLDEDCLDETNKPFNRVKKFSQEIKMFHDYGIMVNPGIVFGFDNDDEAVFERAVEFLTNNQVELAYFNVLTPLPGTALYDRYNAAGRIFDRDWSKYDGKHVVFHPSRMTPEQLQEGFHWANHQFYSLPNIWRRLSGTKQRFIARWEMNREFRKLVKRGCPRGRLSPLASVLKNLQAKLPVFDTDQLMPSALHAPKQRSDPKTLPVEHLALNIKVKRHDKFAALFVDLEGTLDRLNAQELIKRMTMAAEKAKMDIIVNFEHLKLATPDALKTLVDPEAIKAAIPNVKVRYRKFKDAFETALQGFSLAGLEMLSEDLQDA, from the coding sequence ATGCAATTGATCCAGCCGCTCAAACAGGGGTTGCCGATCAATCGTTCCACTGCGAATCGGCGGTTGCTCTTGGTCGACCCCTATCCGCGAAACAGCCAATACCATCTGACCGCGTCGGAGCGACGTGCGGTCTGGTTCCCCAAGCTCAGCTTACCGACGATCGCGGCCTATACGCCGGAACACTGGGATGTCGCGCTTGTCGATGAGGCGGTTCAAGATATCGATTTCGACGACCCGTGCGACATGGTCGGGATTTCCATCATGACGTGTTATGCCCCGCGTGCCTACGAAATAGCCAAGGAATTCCATCGACGGGGGAAGACCGTCGTCATGGGCGGAGTGCATCCGACCTACTGCCCGGACGAATCGCTACGCTATGCCGACGCCATCGTGTGCGGGGAGGCGGAAGATCTCTGGCCGCAGCTGGTTGCCGACTACGAAGCGGGACAGATGCAGCGCATCTACCGGATGACGTCGTTTCCTGCACTCGAGCGGTATAAGAGTCCGCGTGTCGAGCTCCTGAGCCCGGATTCGTACATGACCAGACAATGCAGCTTTACGACGCGGGGCTGCCATTTCGACTGTGAGTTTTGCAGCGTCTCCCCATTTAACGGAAAGACGACGAGACGGCGTCCGGTTGAGGAAGTCGTCACCGAGCTGCAAAACATGCAGCGCTGGATCCGCGGCGAGCTGGTCGAGCGGATCAGAGACGAACCGCTGTGGAAGGCGTTCATCCTCGGGCTCCGTATTCGTGTTGGGATCGAGGACGGCAGCATCGTGGCGTTTGTCGACGATCTGCACAACAGCAACCGTGCATACTGTCGGGAATTGTGGGCAGCGCTGAAACCACTCAAGATCAAATGGGGATGCCAATCGACGCTGTTCCTGGCGGACGATGAGGAGATGGTTAAACTGGCGGCCGAAAGCGGTTGTGTGTCCGTCTTTGTGGGAATGGAGTCGCTCGACGAAGACTGTCTGGACGAAACCAACAAGCCATTCAATCGTGTGAAGAAGTTTTCGCAAGAGATCAAAATGTTTCACGATTATGGCATTATGGTGAATCCCGGCATCGTCTTTGGCTTCGACAATGACGATGAAGCCGTCTTTGAACGGGCCGTCGAATTCCTGACGAACAACCAGGTGGAGCTGGCATATTTTAATGTCCTGACCCCTCTGCCCGGCACGGCGCTCTATGACCGCTACAATGCTGCCGGCCGCATCTTCGATCGGGACTGGTCAAAGTACGACGGAAAACATGTCGTGTTTCATCCCAGCCGTATGACGCCTGAACAGCTCCAAGAAGGATTCCATTGGGCGAACCATCAATTCTATTCATTGCCCAACATCTGGCGGCGGTTGTCCGGAACGAAGCAGCGGTTCATTGCACGGTGGGAGATGAACCGGGAATTTCGCAAGCTGGTCAAACGAGGCTGTCCAAGGGGAAGGCTGTCCCCATTGGCGTCCGTGCTGAAGAACCTTCAGGCGAAACTGCCGGTCTTCGACACCGATCAGTTGATGCCCAGCGCATTGCACGCGCCCAAACAGCGTTCGGATCCCAAAACGCTTCCGGTCGAACATCTCGCGCTGAACATCAAGGTGAAGCGGCATGACAAATTTGCAGCGCTGTTTGTCGATCTTGAAGGCACGCTGGATCGTCTCAACGCTCAGGAACTGATCAAGCGGATGACCATGGCCGCAGAGAAAGCGAAGATGGACATCATTGTGAATTTTGAACATCTCAAGCTCGCGACCCCCGATGCCTTGAAGACATTGGTGGATCCGGAAGCGATCAAAGCAGCCATTCCGAACGTGAAAGTACGGTACCGAAAGTTTAAGGATGCCTTTGAGACGGCCCTCCAGGGGTTTTCCCTTGCCGGCCTCGAAATGCTCAGCGAGGACCTTCAG